A genomic window from Streptococcus sanguinis includes:
- a CDS encoding beta-galactosidase: MAKFEIKEEFYLDGKPFKILSGAIQYFRLHPDQWRDTLYNLKALGFNTVETYIPWALHEPQEGQFQAEGMLDFEAYFKLVEEMGLYLIVRPTPYICAEFDFGGLPAWLLRYPSMRLRVNHPLFLEKVSHFYDWLFPKLLPYQSDQGGPILMMQVENEYGSYAEDKAYMRSIAQMMKVRGVTVPLFTSDGTWIEALESGTLIEDDIFVTGNFGSQPKENTDNLRAFMERYGKKWPLMCTEFWDGWFSRWSEEIVRREAEDLAQDVKEMLQLGSMNLFLLRGGTNFGFISGCSARKTKDLPQITSYDFDAPITEWGQPTEKYYAVQRVTHEVFPELEQMEPISRQDKAYGSFPLLGTANLLDVAADITEEILLDYPQPMEQIGQNHGYILYRSDIKNQYHEERLKALETHDRCHFYINQEHLATQYREEIGDEMLFSADTERIQIDVLVENMGRVNYGYKLGAPSQSKGVKGGIMINHQFRKGWKHYALKFDQKMLAKLDCYSAPPERVKAPTFYRFEAKLDDIADTFIDCSKYGKGCISVNGFNLGRYWNEGPIHYLYVPSGLLKEKNEFIVFETENVKIEELTLLDHPVYKK; the protein is encoded by the coding sequence ATGGCAAAATTTGAAATTAAAGAAGAATTTTACCTGGATGGCAAACCTTTTAAGATTTTATCAGGAGCTATTCAGTATTTCCGGCTTCATCCGGACCAGTGGCGAGATACCCTTTACAATCTTAAAGCTTTAGGCTTTAATACGGTAGAAACCTATATTCCTTGGGCGTTGCATGAGCCTCAGGAAGGTCAGTTTCAGGCAGAGGGCATGCTGGATTTTGAAGCGTACTTCAAGTTGGTTGAGGAGATGGGGCTTTATCTCATTGTCCGGCCGACGCCCTACATCTGTGCAGAGTTTGACTTTGGCGGCCTGCCGGCTTGGCTCTTGAGATATCCTTCAATGCGCCTGCGGGTCAATCATCCGCTTTTTTTGGAGAAGGTCAGTCATTTCTATGACTGGCTCTTTCCCAAGCTTCTGCCCTATCAGAGTGATCAAGGCGGACCTATCCTCATGATGCAGGTGGAAAATGAATACGGTTCTTACGCCGAAGACAAGGCCTACATGCGCAGTATTGCGCAGATGATGAAGGTGCGTGGAGTTACGGTTCCCCTCTTTACCTCTGATGGGACATGGATAGAGGCTTTGGAGTCTGGAACCTTGATTGAGGATGATATTTTTGTGACAGGGAATTTTGGCTCCCAGCCCAAGGAAAATACAGACAATCTGCGAGCTTTCATGGAGCGGTACGGCAAGAAATGGCCGCTTATGTGTACGGAGTTCTGGGATGGCTGGTTCAGCCGCTGGAGCGAGGAAATCGTTCGGCGTGAAGCCGAAGATTTGGCTCAGGATGTCAAAGAAATGCTGCAGCTGGGCAGCATGAACCTTTTCCTACTGAGAGGTGGGACCAATTTTGGTTTTATCAGCGGCTGTTCTGCCCGCAAGACCAAGGATTTGCCACAGATTACCTCCTATGACTTTGATGCTCCTATTACTGAGTGGGGGCAGCCGACCGAGAAATACTACGCTGTTCAGCGGGTGACCCACGAGGTCTTTCCAGAGCTTGAGCAGATGGAGCCGATTAGCCGACAGGACAAGGCCTATGGCAGTTTTCCGCTGCTTGGGACTGCAAATCTGCTGGATGTGGCAGCGGATATCACTGAAGAAATTCTGCTGGATTATCCGCAGCCTATGGAGCAGATTGGGCAGAATCATGGCTATATCCTCTACCGTTCCGATATCAAAAATCAATACCATGAGGAAAGGCTCAAGGCCTTGGAGACTCATGACCGCTGTCATTTCTATATCAATCAGGAGCACCTAGCTACCCAGTATCGGGAAGAAATCGGTGATGAGATGCTCTTCTCAGCTGATACCGAGCGGATTCAGATTGATGTGCTGGTGGAAAATATGGGGCGGGTCAACTATGGTTACAAGCTGGGCGCACCCAGTCAATCTAAGGGAGTCAAGGGTGGTATCATGATTAACCACCAGTTCCGCAAGGGCTGGAAGCATTATGCGCTCAAGTTTGACCAGAAAATGCTGGCCAAGCTAGACTGCTACTCAGCTCCACCGGAAAGAGTCAAAGCACCGACCTTCTATCGCTTTGAAGCGAAGTTGGATGATATTGCTGATACCTTCATCGACTGCTCTAAGTATGGTAAGGGCTGTATTTCGGTCAACGGCTTCAACCTTGGCCGCTACTGGAATGAAGGGCCGATTCACTATCTCTATGTGCCGTCTGGCTTGCTTAAGGAAAAGAATGAATTTATCGTCTTTGAAACTGAAAATGTCAAGATTGAAGAGTTGACCTTGCTTGATCATCCGGTCTATAAGAAATGA
- a CDS encoding aldo/keto reductase family oxidoreductase has translation MKYMTVGNELEGASQLVLGCMRLAEHDPKEVVSVLETAVEVGINFFDHSDVYAGGQSEAKFAQALRSAKIPRDRVLIQSKCGLRDVHTNYHFDFSKDYIIRSVEASLERLQTDYLDVLLLHRPDALMEPEEVAEAFSQLHQAGKVRYFGVSNQNPYQIELLQKSVEQPLIANQLQFGPAHTPMLDAGLNANMLNPLAIVRDGSVLDYCRLHHITIQPWSPFQVDLNQGLFMEHPKYAQLTETLHAFASDYQVSFEALVLAWILRHPAQMQPIVGSMNPQRIRSMVAAFDIELSRADWYKIYKSAGNPLP, from the coding sequence ATGAAATATATGACAGTCGGGAATGAACTGGAAGGAGCCAGCCAGCTGGTTTTGGGCTGCATGCGACTGGCGGAGCATGATCCCAAAGAGGTCGTTTCCGTTCTTGAAACAGCGGTAGAAGTGGGAATTAATTTCTTTGACCACTCAGATGTTTATGCTGGTGGGCAATCTGAAGCCAAGTTTGCGCAGGCTCTTCGCTCGGCTAAGATCCCCCGGGACCGAGTTCTCATCCAGTCCAAGTGCGGACTGCGGGATGTTCACACCAACTACCATTTTGACTTTTCTAAGGATTATATTATTCGTTCGGTTGAAGCCAGCTTGGAGCGTTTGCAGACAGACTATCTGGATGTGCTCCTCCTGCACCGGCCAGATGCTCTTATGGAGCCGGAAGAGGTGGCTGAAGCTTTCTCACAGCTGCACCAAGCTGGGAAGGTCCGCTATTTCGGAGTCAGCAATCAAAATCCTTATCAGATCGAGCTGCTGCAGAAAAGTGTGGAGCAACCCTTGATTGCTAACCAATTGCAGTTTGGTCCTGCCCATACTCCGATGCTGGATGCTGGGCTCAATGCCAATATGCTCAATCCGTTAGCAATCGTTCGGGATGGTAGTGTATTGGACTATTGTCGATTGCATCATATCACGATTCAGCCTTGGTCACCATTTCAGGTCGACTTGAACCAGGGACTTTTTATGGAGCATCCTAAATATGCTCAGCTTACAGAAACTCTGCATGCCTTTGCGTCAGACTATCAAGTTTCCTTTGAAGCCTTAGTTCTCGCTTGGATTTTGCGTCATCCGGCTCAGATGCAGCCGATTGTTGGCTCCATGAATCCGCAGAGAATTCGCTCAATGGTAGCTGCTTTTGATATTGAGCTCTCTCGGGCTGACTGGTATAAGATATACAAGAGCGCAGGGAATCCTCTGCCCTAA